The genome window AGGGCAGGTTCGCGGTCACCAACACCGCCAGGGACGAGTACGTGTTCCGGGCCCCGTCCCTGCGCAATGTGGCCATCACCTACCCCTACTTCCACTCCGGGGTCGTCTGGAGCCTGAAAGAGGCGGTGGCGGTCATGGGCTCGGCCCAGTTCGGCATCAAACTGAACGACGATGAAACCGAGGCCATCGCCGCCTTCCTCTGCAGCCTCACCGGCAAGCAGCCGAAAGTCGTTTATCCGATCATGCCGGCCAGCACCGACGCAACGCCGCGCCCCAGGCTGTGAGCGGTTCCCGTCGGCCGTCACCGGAGACGGAGCAAGACCCGTGGAGGGACGCGCGCGAGAAGCACGCACAGGGGCGGCCGCTGGCTGCCCGGCCTATCCGCCCAGCCTCTTGCCGTGCATGCCCGCACGAATGAAGGCGGCCAGCGGCCCACGCTGCGCTGCCGGATCGATTCTGGTATAGAACATATCTCAACCACCGCTGGAAAGGAGAGCTGTACATGACACTGAAAGGTACCAAAACAGAGCAGAACCTGTTGAAATCATTTGCCGGCGAAAGCCAGGCCCGCAACCGCTACACCTACTTTGCCGCCGCAGCCCGCAAGGAAGGATACGTGCAGATCGCCGACATATTCGAGGAAACCGCCAACCAGGAGAAAGAGCACGCCAAGCGGTTCTTCTCGTTCCTGGAGGGGGGAGACCTGGAGATTACCGCCTGTTTCCCCGCCGGCAAGATAGGCACCACCGCCGAAAACCTGCTGGCCGCGGCCATGGGCGAGCATGAAGAGCATTCCGACCTCTACCCGGCGTTCGCCCAGGTGGCCCAGGAAGAGGGATTTCCGGCGATCGCGGCGGTCTGGCGGGCCATTTCCGTGGCGGAGAAGCAGCACGAGAAGCGCTATCGCGACCTGCTCGCCAATGTCGAGAACAACCGGGTCTTCACCCGCGACGGCG of Geobacter anodireducens contains these proteins:
- a CDS encoding rubrerythrin, giving the protein MTLKGTKTEQNLLKSFAGESQARNRYTYFAAAARKEGYVQIADIFEETANQEKEHAKRFFSFLEGGDLEITACFPAGKIGTTAENLLAAAMGEHEEHSDLYPAFAQVAQEEGFPAIAAVWRAISVAEKQHEKRYRDLLANVENNRVFTRDGEVVWRCRNCGYLHTAAGAPDLCPACAHPKAHFELLGENW